A region from the Acinonyx jubatus isolate Ajub_Pintada_27869175 chromosome C2, VMU_Ajub_asm_v1.0, whole genome shotgun sequence genome encodes:
- the GCSAM gene encoding germinal center-associated signaling and motility protein isoform X6 translates to MGNSLLRKNRKKTHGFEAKPDSDKENTEMSSAPIQDNADQSSLEDLSYTLINHSVLGRRSSGISGAYYENISPNTKRPREFLRRTETSYALLHVPSSPRHLPSPEDEYELLTPGKISFHSLRQPHPPMLPSEIRVSCLKRNRPELV, encoded by the exons gaaaaaaacacaCGGTTTTGAAGCAAAGCCGGATTCCGATAAGGAGA atacAGAAATGTCATCTGCTCCCATCCAG GATAATGCTGACCAGAGCTCCTTAGAAGATCTCTCCTACACCCTCATCAATCACAGCGTCCTCGGGAGAAGGTCATCAGGGATCTCTGGGGCATACTATGAGAACATTTCCCCCAACACCAAGAGACCCAGGGAGTTCTTGAGAAGAACCGAGACTTCGTATGCACTTCTCCATGTGCCTTCGTCCCCAAGGCATTTGCCCTCCCCAGAAGATGAATATGAACTTCTCACTCCTGGTAAAATCTCCTTCCACTCCCTGCGTCAGCCACATCCACCTATGTTACCTTCTGAGATTCGGGTTTCTTGTTTAAAACGAAATAGACCAGAACTTGTCTAA
- the GCSAM gene encoding germinal center-associated signaling and motility protein isoform X5: MGNSLLRKNRKKTHGFEAKPDSDKENTEMSSAPIQQDNADQSSLEDLSYTLINHSVLGRRSSGISGAYYENISPNTKRPREFLRRTETSYALLHVPSSPRHLPSPEDEYELLTPGKISFHSLRQPHPPMLPSEIRVSCLKRNRPELV; encoded by the exons gaaaaaaacacaCGGTTTTGAAGCAAAGCCGGATTCCGATAAGGAGA atacAGAAATGTCATCTGCTCCCATCCAG CAGGATAATGCTGACCAGAGCTCCTTAGAAGATCTCTCCTACACCCTCATCAATCACAGCGTCCTCGGGAGAAGGTCATCAGGGATCTCTGGGGCATACTATGAGAACATTTCCCCCAACACCAAGAGACCCAGGGAGTTCTTGAGAAGAACCGAGACTTCGTATGCACTTCTCCATGTGCCTTCGTCCCCAAGGCATTTGCCCTCCCCAGAAGATGAATATGAACTTCTCACTCCTGGTAAAATCTCCTTCCACTCCCTGCGTCAGCCACATCCACCTATGTTACCTTCTGAGATTCGGGTTTCTTGTTTAAAACGAAATAGACCAGAACTTGTCTAA